Proteins from a single region of Halobaculum sp. CBA1158:
- a CDS encoding GMC family oxidoreductase yields the protein MCVVGAGPAGALVAAELSTAGHDVVVLDAGPRFDPDDRTERLERHLRPGVGAPVWDMGGERDAFSASGDRFYPLNVARVKGIGGSTMHWQGMVMRMHEQDFELASATGMGEDWPIDYDDLRPYYADAEEELSVAGASDNPFAPPREEPHPMPAFPPSYSDSLFAEACEAVGLTTHSVPNARNSEPTEEAGACVGYGTCRPICPSGAKYDATRHVDVAEANGARVLDRVPVQRLEHDDAGDRVTAAVYATPDGTEHRQEAREFVVAAGGVETPRLLLLSESEAYPDGLANSSGLVGRYFMDHLFAGMGGTLDEPTRQKHVGFNTTESHQFYDRPDDSRTAIKLEFLNYAGPAPADIALGADSFGDALLEEIREGYGNHVAMGALVEQLPRRENRIRLDPSRTDDHGNPVPDVVWSLDAKTRRTIERANEVQREVLEELGVDIGWTVGPDATGPAYHHMGTTRMGTDPDESVVDPQLRTHDLSNLTLAGSSVFVTGGAMNPTLTIAALSLKAADHVEERL from the coding sequence GTGTGCGTCGTCGGCGCGGGGCCGGCGGGCGCGCTCGTCGCGGCCGAGCTATCGACCGCCGGCCACGACGTTGTCGTGCTCGACGCCGGTCCGCGGTTCGATCCCGACGACCGGACGGAGCGCTTGGAGCGACACCTCCGCCCCGGCGTCGGCGCGCCGGTGTGGGACATGGGCGGCGAGCGCGACGCCTTCAGCGCCAGCGGCGACCGCTTCTACCCCCTGAACGTCGCCCGCGTGAAGGGGATCGGCGGGAGCACGATGCACTGGCAGGGGATGGTGATGCGGATGCACGAGCAGGACTTCGAACTGGCCTCGGCGACGGGCATGGGCGAAGACTGGCCGATCGACTACGACGACCTCCGGCCGTACTACGCCGACGCCGAGGAGGAGCTATCGGTCGCGGGAGCCTCGGACAACCCCTTCGCGCCGCCCCGAGAGGAGCCGCACCCCATGCCGGCGTTCCCGCCGTCGTACTCCGACTCGCTGTTCGCGGAGGCCTGCGAGGCCGTCGGGCTGACGACGCACTCGGTGCCGAACGCCCGCAACTCCGAGCCGACCGAGGAGGCTGGCGCGTGCGTCGGCTACGGCACCTGCCGGCCGATCTGTCCCTCCGGGGCGAAGTACGACGCGACCCGACACGTCGACGTGGCGGAGGCGAACGGCGCGCGCGTCCTCGACCGCGTGCCCGTCCAGCGACTCGAACACGACGACGCCGGCGACCGCGTCACCGCGGCGGTGTACGCGACGCCCGACGGGACCGAACACCGGCAGGAGGCCCGCGAGTTCGTCGTCGCCGCCGGCGGGGTGGAGACGCCGCGGCTCCTCCTGCTCTCCGAGAGCGAGGCGTACCCGGACGGCCTCGCCAACTCCTCGGGGCTCGTGGGTCGGTACTTCATGGACCACCTGTTCGCGGGCATGGGCGGGACGCTCGACGAGCCGACGCGCCAGAAGCACGTCGGCTTCAACACCACGGAGAGCCACCAGTTCTACGACCGTCCCGACGACTCCCGCACGGCGATCAAACTGGAGTTCCTCAACTACGCCGGGCCCGCGCCCGCCGACATCGCGCTGGGCGCTGACAGCTTCGGCGACGCACTCCTCGAGGAGATCCGGGAGGGCTACGGGAACCACGTCGCGATGGGGGCGCTCGTCGAGCAGCTTCCCCGACGTGAGAATCGGATCCGGCTCGACCCCTCGCGCACCGACGATCACGGCAACCCGGTTCCGGACGTGGTGTGGAGTCTCGACGCGAAGACCCGGCGGACCATCGAGCGCGCAAACGAGGTCCAGCGGGAGGTACTGGAGGAACTGGGCGTCGACATCGGCTGGACGGTCGGCCCGGACGCCACCGGCCCCGCGTACCACCACATGGGCACGACGCGGATGGGCACCGACCCGGACGAGAGCGTCGTCGACCCGCAGCTTCGCACGCACGACCTCTCGAACCTCACGCTCGCGGGGAGTTCCGTGTTCGTCACCGGCGGGGCGATGAACCCGACGCTGACGATCGCGGCGCTGTCGCTGAAGGCGGCCGATCACGTCGAAGAGCGGCTCTGA
- a CDS encoding gluconate 2-dehydrogenase subunit 3 family protein: protein MELSRRDALAALSAAGVGSLAGCAAPTAGGEGTGDRSDGRGIGGDDEGRVGDRELATLVAVAEAVYPSEVEGVAEFVETYTGGRVDGDDAYARGVAEAAATLDEYTETFHDRSFRELSVDTRLETLDVMSVDVEEPDPDGTDAQRVRHYLVNELLYALYTSPTGASLAGLENPPGHPGGTESYREGPDA from the coding sequence ATGGAACTGTCGCGTCGCGACGCGCTGGCCGCGCTCTCGGCGGCGGGGGTGGGGTCGCTGGCCGGGTGTGCAGCGCCGACCGCGGGCGGCGAGGGCACGGGCGACCGCAGCGACGGTCGCGGGATCGGGGGTGACGACGAAGGCCGCGTCGGCGACCGCGAACTCGCCACTCTCGTCGCGGTCGCGGAGGCTGTGTACCCCTCCGAGGTCGAGGGCGTCGCGGAGTTCGTCGAGACGTACACCGGCGGGAGAGTCGACGGGGACGACGCGTACGCCCGCGGCGTCGCCGAGGCGGCGGCGACGCTGGACGAGTACACCGAGACGTTCCACGACCGGTCGTTCCGGGAGCTATCGGTCGACACGCGACTGGAGACGCTCGACGTGATGAGCGTCGACGTCGAGGAGCCCGACCCCGACGGAACCGACGCCCAGCGAGTCCGTCACTACCTCGTGAACGAACTGCTGTACGCGCTGTACACCTCGCCGACGGGCGCGTCGCTGGCGGGGCTGGAGAACCCCCCGGGACACCCCGGCGGAACGGAGTCGTACCGGGAGGGACCCGACGCGTGA
- a CDS encoding DUF1616 domain-containing protein: MRSGDRRRQRDGDRVESILDLAAAATLTVVAVCAVVIPAVADTTLGLLVGVPTLLLVPGYALTAALFPATVGTRAAGVTPSHADWPRRLALSVGLSVGIVPAVSLALTATPYGVARVSVVVAVAVMTAVLLVVATARRLSLPPEARLRVPLDGMIPRTRPGVFDPESRLETVLAVALVAAVVVAAASVAFAATVPTWGGSYTEFSLLAVSDDGDAVAEGYPTEFTAGDPEELVVGVGNARDTAATYTVIVAIQRVDADGTVTEAERLRTFRPRVAAGDTWRRSHEVAPEMTGEDLRLVYLLYRGDPPAEPSIDSADRALHLWVSVASAEGN; encoded by the coding sequence ATGCGCTCTGGCGACCGCCGCCGGCAACGCGATGGCGACCGGGTCGAGTCCATACTCGACCTCGCGGCGGCGGCGACGCTGACCGTGGTCGCCGTCTGTGCCGTGGTGATTCCCGCGGTCGCCGACACGACGCTCGGCCTGTTGGTCGGCGTGCCGACGCTGCTGCTGGTCCCGGGCTACGCGCTCACGGCCGCGCTGTTTCCGGCAACCGTCGGCACGCGAGCGGCCGGTGTGACCCCGAGCCACGCCGACTGGCCCCGTCGGCTCGCGCTTTCGGTCGGACTCAGCGTCGGGATCGTTCCCGCCGTCTCGCTCGCGTTGACCGCCACGCCGTACGGCGTCGCTCGCGTGTCGGTCGTGGTCGCAGTCGCCGTCATGACCGCCGTGTTGTTGGTCGTCGCGACGGCGCGCCGACTGTCGCTCCCGCCCGAGGCGCGGCTTCGAGTCCCGTTGGATGGGATGATCCCGCGGACGCGACCCGGCGTGTTCGACCCGGAGTCGCGCCTCGAAACGGTGCTGGCGGTCGCGCTCGTAGCGGCGGTCGTCGTCGCGGCCGCGAGCGTCGCGTTCGCCGCCACCGTCCCGACCTGGGGGGGATCCTACACCGAGTTCTCCCTGCTCGCGGTCTCGGACGACGGCGACGCAGTCGCCGAGGGATACCCGACCGAGTTCACCGCGGGCGACCCCGAGGAACTCGTCGTCGGCGTCGGCAACGCACGGGACACGGCGGCGACGTACACGGTCATCGTCGCGATCCAACGAGTCGACGCCGACGGCACCGTCACGGAGGCGGAGCGACTCCGGACGTTCCGACCGCGGGTGGCCGCCGGCGACACCTGGCGGCGCTCACACGAGGTGGCACCCGAGATGACGGGCGAGGACCTCCGGCTGGTGTATCTGCTGTATCGCGGGGACCCCCCGGCGGAGCCATCGATCGACTCGGCCGACCGTGCGCTGCACCTGTGGGTGTCCGTCGCTTCGGCCGAGGGCAACTGA
- a CDS encoding GNAT family N-acetyltransferase: MTAGGDEATTDRNGLEATVHRTTDGMDASQLNNLVQQSDGGTLFHRHEWLAAVEEGLAGEARHVVVRTDGNPVGLLANVATAVPLPDGTDCRVADRIPLQYVAPPPPGYGGPVVAGDTGEVLARLLDPALLPDGTTLFHRVQSYESDALGYARTLEAMGYDARLAECTFFIDLRKDWETILGEMSSSRRRAVRNAVDQEFSVEIEPLGADLSRTYDRYHANVDRVGGDRLPRAFLAALAERLPDRVRVFTATVDGREVGRYVYLLDDEGGVLHHWLSAIGDSDDFDRYPSELLHREAIRWGIDRGYDRYSFGPVEPHYDNSVYRFKRRYGGTPVQSYRWERGHIPVAWRAYNLARTWFRRSQIDAG, encoded by the coding sequence ATGACAGCCGGAGGAGACGAGGCGACGACCGACCGGAACGGGCTGGAGGCGACCGTCCACCGGACGACCGACGGGATGGACGCGAGCCAGTTGAACAACCTCGTGCAGCAGTCGGACGGCGGCACGCTGTTCCATCGCCACGAGTGGCTCGCGGCCGTCGAGGAGGGCCTCGCGGGCGAGGCGCGCCACGTCGTCGTCCGCACGGACGGCAACCCGGTCGGCCTGCTCGCCAACGTCGCGACGGCGGTGCCGTTACCCGACGGAACCGACTGCCGGGTCGCCGACCGGATTCCGTTGCAGTACGTCGCGCCGCCCCCGCCCGGCTACGGCGGCCCGGTCGTCGCCGGCGACACGGGGGAGGTCCTCGCTCGGCTCCTCGATCCGGCCCTTCTGCCCGACGGGACGACCCTGTTCCACCGCGTCCAGTCGTACGAGTCCGACGCGCTCGGGTACGCCCGAACCCTGGAGGCGATGGGCTACGACGCCCGCCTCGCGGAGTGCACCTTCTTCATCGACCTCCGGAAGGACTGGGAGACGATCCTCGGAGAGATGAGCTCGAGCCGACGCAGGGCGGTTCGCAACGCCGTCGACCAGGAGTTCTCCGTCGAGATCGAGCCGCTCGGGGCGGATCTGTCGCGGACGTACGACCGCTACCACGCCAACGTGGACCGGGTCGGCGGCGATCGACTCCCGCGGGCGTTCCTCGCCGCCTTGGCCGAGCGACTCCCCGACCGCGTTCGGGTGTTCACAGCGACCGTCGACGGCCGAGAGGTGGGACGATACGTCTACCTCCTCGACGACGAGGGCGGCGTGCTCCACCATTGGCTGTCGGCGATCGGCGACAGCGACGACTTCGACCGCTACCCCTCGGAGCTGCTCCACCGCGAGGCGATCCGGTGGGGGATCGACCGCGGCTACGACCGCTACTCCTTCGGCCCGGTCGAGCCGCACTACGACAACTCGGTCTACCGGTTCAAGCGCCGGTACGGCGGCACGCCCGTCCAGTCGTACCGCTGGGAGCGCGGACACATCCCTGTCGCGTGGCGGGCGTACAACCTCGCCCGCACGTGGTTCCGGCGCTCGCAGATCGACGCGGGGTGA
- a CDS encoding SDR family NAD(P)-dependent oxidoreductase: MTGRALVTGASGVLGTATCRDLAAEGWTVRGSGRGDEPPAHLAGNVDEWRSADVRSPENCRAAVRDCSVVVHLAGVGLADADPATVAATNRRGTEHVLDACAGEADAVERVVVASTAGLRRTEGVATEADLARPVGAYQRSKAAGESAVRSYIADGGDAVVVRPTSVFGPGDRAFTARLCRLALATPPSPATLPGGASFVAPADVAGGIRAAIERGEAGREYVLGGENLTYGEALGVIAAAGDGRRPRLRVPRAAVVAAGHAAAVLEGKTGRRVFPFDPAMARLATSELFYSSARARRELGYSYRPLSDHVDDAVEWYRGRGGDEYPSLGAEG; this comes from the coding sequence GTGACCGGGCGCGCGCTCGTCACCGGCGCGAGCGGCGTCCTCGGGACGGCGACGTGTCGCGACCTCGCGGCCGAGGGCTGGACGGTCCGCGGGAGCGGGCGGGGAGACGAGCCGCCGGCACATCTCGCCGGCAACGTGGACGAATGGCGGTCGGCGGACGTGCGCTCGCCGGAGAACTGCCGCGCGGCCGTCCGCGACTGTTCAGTCGTCGTCCACCTCGCGGGCGTCGGCCTCGCGGACGCCGATCCGGCGACGGTGGCGGCGACGAACCGACGAGGGACCGAGCACGTGCTCGACGCCTGCGCCGGGGAGGCCGACGCCGTCGAGCGCGTCGTCGTCGCGAGCACGGCCGGGCTCAGGCGAACCGAGGGCGTTGCGACGGAGGCGGACCTCGCCCGGCCGGTCGGGGCCTACCAGCGGTCGAAGGCGGCCGGCGAGTCGGCCGTCCGGTCGTACATCGCCGACGGCGGCGACGCGGTCGTGGTGCGCCCGACCTCGGTGTTCGGGCCGGGCGATCGGGCGTTCACCGCGCGGCTGTGTCGACTCGCGCTCGCGACGCCGCCGTCGCCGGCGACGCTCCCTGGCGGCGCGAGCTTCGTCGCTCCGGCCGACGTGGCCGGCGGGATCCGGGCGGCGATCGAGCGCGGCGAGGCCGGACGGGAGTACGTCCTCGGCGGCGAGAACCTGACGTACGGCGAGGCGCTGGGAGTGATCGCCGCCGCCGGCGACGGGCGTCGGCCGCGGCTTCGCGTCCCTCGGGCGGCCGTCGTCGCCGCCGGCCACGCCGCCGCCGTGCTCGAGGGGAAGACTGGCCGGCGGGTGTTCCCGTTCGATCCCGCGATGGCGCGGCTGGCGACGAGCGAGTTGTTCTACTCCTCGGCGCGGGCGCGCCGCGAACTCGGGTACAGCTATCGACCGCTGTCCGATCACGTCGACGACGCGGTCGAGTGGTATCGTGGCCGCGGGGGCGACGAGTATCCGTCGCTCGGTGCCGAGGGGTGA
- a CDS encoding Gfo/Idh/MocA family oxidoreductase: protein MSRLHAAGRGNDDEATAEPDGYGDRDGYGYGDRDDHRHSDRDDAVDLAILGVGRIGRVHLESARVTDGVRTVAAADAVAANRDRAREAGVDAVYDDYRTLLSTESPDAVVVALPPSLHAPAVRAAADAGCDAFVEKPFARSVSEGREMLAVADDAGIRLGVDHTIRYLPEVDRVAEALREGRVGHVPFASVSRVNCGPFAPPPPTERVADWALDPEATGGGVLLDLGLHLFDVLEHLFGELTVIAAETDRQLSLPFEDAATVLLRAEESGTVVSMHCGGYQWEAAAEMNFRLRLEGVAGTVDSVDYRPKNLHAHAAKSVAGNVARAVGGGDAAPFAPTYYLRAHYRALADFLDAVAADRDPPVGGERGVRTLELAEAAYAAAENEPGIGPIDRDGDDDHDGHRGRDDYPDRDGHHDDHSDRDAPARTADGGEP, encoded by the coding sequence ATGTCGCGATTGCACGCGGCCGGCAGGGGGAACGACGACGAAGCAACGGCCGAACCGGACGGCTACGGCGATCGCGACGGCTACGGGTACGGCGACCGCGACGACCACCGGCACAGCGACCGCGACGACGCCGTCGACCTCGCGATCCTCGGGGTCGGACGGATCGGCCGTGTGCACCTGGAGTCAGCGCGCGTGACGGACGGAGTCCGGACCGTCGCCGCCGCGGACGCTGTGGCGGCCAACCGCGACCGCGCTCGCGAGGCCGGCGTCGACGCCGTGTACGACGACTACCGGACGCTGTTGTCGACGGAGTCGCCCGACGCCGTCGTCGTGGCGCTCCCGCCGTCGCTCCACGCGCCGGCGGTCCGGGCGGCCGCCGACGCCGGCTGCGACGCCTTCGTCGAGAAGCCGTTCGCCCGATCGGTCAGCGAGGGACGGGAGATGCTCGCGGTCGCCGACGACGCCGGTATCCGCCTCGGCGTCGACCACACGATCCGGTACCTCCCGGAGGTCGACCGCGTCGCCGAGGCGCTGCGCGAGGGGCGCGTCGGGCACGTCCCGTTCGCGAGCGTCTCCCGGGTGAACTGCGGCCCGTTCGCCCCGCCGCCGCCGACCGAACGGGTCGCCGACTGGGCGCTCGACCCCGAGGCGACCGGCGGGGGCGTCCTCCTCGACCTCGGCCTGCACCTGTTCGACGTGCTGGAGCACCTGTTCGGGGAGCTGACGGTGATCGCCGCGGAGACCGACCGACAGCTCTCGCTCCCGTTCGAGGACGCCGCGACCGTGCTGTTGCGGGCCGAGGAGTCCGGGACCGTCGTCTCGATGCACTGCGGCGGCTACCAGTGGGAGGCGGCCGCGGAGATGAACTTCCGCCTGCGCCTCGAGGGCGTCGCCGGCACCGTCGACAGCGTCGACTACCGACCGAAGAACCTCCACGCTCACGCCGCGAAGTCCGTCGCCGGCAACGTCGCCAGGGCGGTCGGCGGCGGCGACGCCGCGCCGTTCGCGCCGACGTACTACCTCCGGGCGCACTACCGGGCGCTCGCGGACTTCCTCGACGCCGTCGCCGCCGACCGCGACCCGCCCGTCGGGGGCGAACGCGGGGTCCGGACGCTGGAGTTGGCCGAGGCGGCGTACGCCGCGGCGGAGAACGAACCCGGGATCGGACCGATCGACCGGGACGGCGACGACGATCACGACGGCCACCGCGGCCGCGACGACTACCCCGACCGCGACGGCCACCACGACGACCACAGCGACCGCGACGCACCCGCGCGCACCGCCGACGGGGGCGAGCCGTGA
- a CDS encoding flippase: MDLTARIVRGVKVTLLATTVSQLARGAMLLLLTRVLLDPGGYGLLYFALSVLMLVEVFSSIPKSGARYVTAYLETDEGLVPHVIRLTVGYLLVATVAFGAALALFDDPIAALLGAPALPPLLTAGAGYVVFSALYTFCHVTFQALDRLELSAVVSVTESVLRLAFVVAFVLLGLDVLGALLGYVASYAVAATVGGWLLYVRYYRDAPESSSPDPGLGRRILSYSAPITGINAATVIDARSTTLLVGVFVNPTAVGFYTLARQLVQFSVVPASALGFVISPQLGGRRADGDDAVAAAIYERSLTYVLALFVPAGVGLALVARPLVVHVFGSGYAGAIPLLQVFGPFVLVRAVTSITNNSLDYLGEAHDRARSEVTLAAANVGLNLVLIPTLGVLGAAIATVVSKSTYTALNVYFLHRALRFDVRSVARTGVVVVGISAAMAAVVVLLRPLIAGVASLASVVACAVAVWFVLAVASGVLDVSRLRAAL; this comes from the coding sequence ATGGACCTCACGGCGCGGATCGTCCGCGGGGTGAAGGTCACGCTCCTCGCGACGACGGTCTCACAGCTCGCGCGCGGCGCGATGCTGCTGTTGCTCACGCGCGTGCTGCTCGATCCGGGCGGGTACGGGCTGTTGTACTTCGCGCTCTCGGTGCTGATGCTGGTCGAGGTGTTCTCCAGTATTCCGAAGTCGGGGGCGCGGTACGTGACGGCCTACCTGGAGACCGACGAGGGACTCGTACCGCACGTGATCCGGCTGACGGTCGGCTACCTGCTCGTCGCGACCGTCGCGTTCGGGGCGGCGCTGGCGCTGTTCGACGACCCGATCGCCGCGCTGTTGGGCGCGCCCGCGCTGCCGCCGCTGTTGACCGCGGGCGCGGGCTACGTCGTGTTCTCGGCGCTGTACACGTTCTGTCACGTGACGTTTCAGGCGCTCGACCGCCTGGAGCTGAGCGCGGTCGTCTCCGTGACCGAGAGCGTGCTTCGGCTGGCGTTCGTCGTCGCGTTCGTCCTCCTGGGACTGGACGTGCTGGGCGCGCTCCTGGGGTACGTGGCAAGCTACGCCGTCGCCGCGACCGTCGGCGGCTGGCTCCTGTACGTCCGCTACTACCGCGACGCTCCCGAGTCGTCGTCGCCCGACCCCGGGCTGGGCCGACGCATCCTCTCGTACAGCGCGCCGATCACCGGGATCAACGCCGCGACCGTGATCGACGCGCGGTCGACGACGCTGCTCGTGGGCGTGTTCGTCAACCCGACGGCCGTCGGCTTCTACACGCTCGCGCGCCAGTTGGTCCAGTTCAGCGTCGTCCCCGCCTCCGCGCTGGGGTTCGTGATCTCGCCGCAGTTGGGCGGCCGGCGCGCCGACGGCGACGACGCGGTCGCCGCGGCGATCTACGAGCGATCGCTGACGTACGTGCTGGCGCTGTTCGTTCCCGCCGGCGTCGGCCTCGCGCTCGTGGCGCGACCGCTCGTCGTCCACGTGTTCGGCTCCGGCTACGCCGGGGCGATCCCCCTGCTCCAGGTGTTCGGCCCGTTCGTGCTCGTGCGGGCCGTGACCTCGATCACCAACAACAGCCTCGACTACCTCGGCGAGGCGCACGACCGGGCGCGGTCGGAGGTCACGCTCGCGGCCGCCAACGTCGGACTGAACCTCGTGTTGATCCCGACGTTGGGCGTGCTCGGGGCGGCGATCGCGACGGTCGTCTCGAAGAGCACCTACACGGCTTTGAACGTCTACTTCCTGCACCGCGCGCTGCGGTTCGACGTCCGGTCGGTGGCGCGGACGGGCGTCGTCGTCGTCGGCATCTCAGCCGCGATGGCCGCGGTGGTCGTGCTCCTGCGACCGCTGATCGCCGGGGTCGCCTCCCTCGCGTCGGTCGTCGCGTGCGCGGTCGCGGTGTGGTTCGTCCTCGCGGTCGCCAGCGGCGTCCTCGACGTGTCGAGACTCCGGGCGGCGCTGTGA
- a CDS encoding glycosyltransferase yields the protein MLDSAVARRLLGVASPSCDSVAGGERGSASSAAASIDDARDGDGDDDATDESDANGAGDDAAVSDTRDSADRLRVLSLSANPRANFYRQQVTALTDHGVTCTTIGPPPYSSGSDRSPVAYLRVWAATVREAVDGYDVVHANYGTVTPLAIAQPTRPVVVTLWGSDVMADGAIASVSKRVACLSDAVVAPSRRLARELPCESHVVEFDVDTELFRPIPRNDARRLLGWDPDERVVLFPYDSRPVKDLPLARRVVDRLPVEARLRRVSGVDYESMPLYYNACDALLITSRREAGPMTVKEAAACNTPVVSTDVGFAADLLDGVRNSHVVTGEAALADRLAAVLCDGHQADGRERIRSRNDMGQRLRDVYESVL from the coding sequence ATGCTCGACTCGGCGGTAGCGCGACGCCTCCTCGGCGTCGCGAGCCCCTCGTGCGATTCCGTCGCCGGCGGCGAACGGGGCTCCGCGAGTTCTGCCGCCGCCTCGATCGACGACGCGCGCGACGGGGACGGAGACGACGACGCGACCGATGAAAGCGACGCGAACGGCGCGGGTGACGACGCCGCGGTCTCCGACACCCGCGACTCGGCCGACCGGTTACGGGTCCTGAGCCTGTCGGCGAACCCGAGGGCGAACTTCTACCGGCAGCAGGTGACGGCGCTGACCGACCACGGCGTGACGTGTACGACCATCGGCCCGCCGCCGTACAGCAGCGGCTCCGACCGGTCGCCGGTGGCGTACCTCCGCGTGTGGGCCGCCACGGTCCGCGAGGCGGTCGACGGGTACGACGTCGTGCACGCCAACTACGGGACCGTGACCCCGCTGGCGATCGCCCAGCCCACTCGGCCGGTAGTGGTGACGCTGTGGGGCTCAGACGTGATGGCCGACGGGGCGATCGCGTCGGTCAGCAAGCGCGTCGCGTGTCTGAGCGACGCAGTCGTCGCGCCGTCGCGCCGGCTCGCCCGCGAGCTCCCCTGCGAGAGCCACGTCGTCGAGTTCGACGTGGACACGGAGCTGTTCCGCCCGATCCCCCGGAACGACGCCCGCCGACTGCTCGGGTGGGATCCAGACGAGCGAGTGGTGTTGTTCCCGTACGACAGCCGGCCCGTGAAGGACCTCCCGCTGGCACGCCGCGTCGTCGACCGGCTGCCGGTCGAGGCGCGGCTTCGGCGCGTCTCGGGCGTCGACTACGAGTCGATGCCGCTGTACTACAACGCATGCGACGCGCTGTTGATCACCTCCCGCCGCGAGGCTGGACCGATGACCGTCAAGGAGGCCGCCGCCTGCAACACGCCCGTCGTCTCGACCGACGTCGGCTTCGCCGCGGACCTACTCGACGGCGTCCGCAACTCTCACGTCGTCACCGGCGAGGCCGCCCTCGCCGACCGGTTGGCGGCCGTGCTCTGCGACGGCCACCAGGCCGACGGCCGCGAGCGGATCCGTAGCCGGAACGACATGGGACAGCGACTCCGCGACGTGTACGAGTCCGTGCTGTAG